GATCAACCACACGTTCAAATATTTATAGGAAGTGAAGACCAGAAACCAGAGGACTTGGCTGATAATGCAATAGCAGTATTAAACACAATAGAAGGAAAACTAAAGAACCTAACATATATAAAAGCTATTTATGTTAAAACAACTATGGGTAAACCAATTCAAATTAAAATGAAGTGATAATCATGAGCATTACAGTTCAAAAAAGGATACCACAATGGAAAATTGAAGAAGTAAAAGAGTTAAAAGAAAAAATAACAAACAGTAAAACCATATTAATAGCAAACTTAGAAGGATTCCCAGCAGATAAACTACACGATATAAGGAAGAAATTTAGAGAAATAGCAGAAATTAAAGTTACAAGAAATACGTTATTTGAGATTGCTGCAAAAGAGGCAGGAATAGACGTTAGCAAATTAGAAAACTACCTAACTGGAAGTAATGCATATATATTCACTAACAAAAATCCATTTGAAATTTCAATTATGCTTTCTAAGTTCAAATTAAAGAGATATGCAATTCCAGGTGATAAGGCAGATGAAGAAGTAGTAATACCAGCTGGAGATACAGGAATTCCTGCAGGACCTATGATAAGCGTATTTGGAAAACTGAAAATTCCGACAAGAGTTCAAGATGGAAAAATTAACGTAACAAAAGATACAGTAGTTGCAGAACCAGGACAAGAAATCCCAGCAGATATAACACCAGTATTACAAAAACTAGGTATAATGCCAGTATATATTAAATTAAAACTAAAAGTAGCATATCACGATAATTTAGTAATTCCAGCAGATCAACTAGAAATAAACCTTGCAGAATACTCATCAGAAATCGCAGAAGCATACAAGAATTCATTAGCATTAGGAGTAGAAATAGCATATCCAGAACCAGAAATTCTAAAGATAACATTAGGCAAAGCATATAGAAACGGAATAGCCTTAGCTAGAGAATCTGGATACATAACACCAGAAACAGCAGAAGCTGTATTCTCTAATGCATTAGCCAAAGCATACGCATTAGCAGGTGCAATTAGCGATAAAGTTGACCTAGGAATACAGATACAAAAACCAGAATCTAAACCAGAACAAAAAGAGACTAAAGAGGAGAAGAAAGAAGAAGAAAAGAAAGGACCAAGCGAAGAAGATGTAGGAAGCGGAATAGCTTCATTATTTGGCTGATAAAGTTTTTAAAGGTGCATACAAAGTAAAAGAAGTTGATAGAATATGGAATACATATACGCAAGTCTATTATTACACTCAGCTAAAAAAGATATAACTGAAGATGCAGTAAAAAATGTCCTCACAGCAGCAGGAGTAAATGTAGATGAAGTAAGAGTTAAAGCTGTAGTAGCAGCATTAAAAGAAGTAAATATAGATGATGTACTAAAGAACGCCGCAGCAATGCAAGTAACAGCAGCACCAGCAGCTCAAGCACCAGCACAAGCTAAAGAAGAGAAGAAAGAGGAGAAGAAAGAAGAAGAAAAGAAAGGACCAAGCGAAGAAGAAATCGCAGGAGGACTTGCATCTCTATTCGGTTAAAATTTTTTTATTATATCCTTTAGATAGTCTTTTTAATTCTTCTTTAGCTTTTTCTAATTATGAAATTGGATGAAAATGAGTATAGGCTAGACTTCTTTAAGAAAAATAATTACTTAAGAAAAATATGCGAAAACTGCAAAACACCATTTTGGACTACAGATCAAAAAAGAACAAATTGCGCTGATATACCTTGTTCTGATTATGATTTTTTAGATCTTAACATAGGGAAACTTAACCTTAGTGTTAGTGAAGCTAGAAAGACGTTTTTAAAGTTCTTTGAAAAGAATGGTCATACGATAATTCCACCAAAACCAGTAATAGCTAGATGGAGAAAAGACCTATATTTAACTATAGCTAGTATCGTTGATTTTCAACCTCACGTAACTAGTGGATTAGTTCCACCTCCAGCTAATCCACTGGTTGTATCACAACCATGTATAAGATTAGAGGACGTAGATAACGTTGGAATAACATTTGGTAGGCATTTAACAACTTTCGAAATGGGAGGACATCACGCCTTTAACTATCCAGACAAATTTGTTTATTGGAAAGATAAAACTGTTGAATTATCTAAACAATTCTTTACAGAAGAATTGAAAATTCCAGAAGAACTTCTAACGTTTAAAGAGTCTTGGTGGGAAGGTGGAGGAAATGCAGGACCATCATTTGAAGTTACTGTTGGAGGATTAGAATTAGCTACACTAGTATTTATGCAGTACCAAATAATCAACGGAGAATATATTCCATTAAAACTGAAAATAGTAGATACTGGATATGGAATAGAAAGACTAGCTTGGTTTACACAAAAAACTC
This genomic window from Acidianus manzaensis contains:
- a CDS encoding 50S ribosomal protein L10, encoding MIIMSITVQKRIPQWKIEEVKELKEKITNSKTILIANLEGFPADKLHDIRKKFREIAEIKVTRNTLFEIAAKEAGIDVSKLENYLTGSNAYIFTNKNPFEISIMLSKFKLKRYAIPGDKADEEVVIPAGDTGIPAGPMISVFGKLKIPTRVQDGKINVTKDTVVAEPGQEIPADITPVLQKLGIMPVYIKLKLKVAYHDNLVIPADQLEINLAEYSSEIAEAYKNSLALGVEIAYPEPEILKITLGKAYRNGIALARESGYITPETAEAVFSNALAKAYALAGAISDKVDLGIQIQKPESKPEQKETKEEKKEEEKKGPSEEDVGSGIASLFG
- the rpl12p gene encoding 50S ribosomal protein P1, translated to MEYIYASLLLHSAKKDITEDAVKNVLTAAGVNVDEVRVKAVVAALKEVNIDDVLKNAAAMQVTAAPAAQAPAQAKEEKKEEKKEEEKKGPSEEEIAGGLASLFG